The genome window CCCGGAAGGTGGGGCCCCACCCGCCCAGCAGCGTTCCGCCCAGCCACAGCCCCACCAGCGGCCCCAGGCCCAGCTCGGGGTTGATCACCAGCCCCAGCGGTAAGAGCAGCAGGCTCAGTCCCGCAGCCATCAGTAACCGTAGCGATAATCCGGGCATCGTGATCATCTTACCGATTACCGACCCAGCCTCGAGAAAAACCGCCTGCCGGGCTGTTGGACAGGATTATCTGGCAACTTTTTTATGACGCTTTTTGTGCACAAAACGCGTGATACGATATATTCATGGCCGTTTTGACCACCGACCAGAAAATGGTGCTGGACATGGTGCGGGCAGTCTCCCGCGAGGTGCTGTGGGCGATGGCCCCCGAGTACGACCGCACGGGGCAGTACCCCTGGCCCCAGCTCAAACAGCTCGCCCAGCTCGGGCTCCTGGGCATGACCACCCCCGAGGCCTGGGGCGGGGCCGGGCTCGACTCGGTCACCTGGGCTTTAGCCATGGAGGAGATCGCCGCCGCCGACCCCAGCGTGGCGGTGATTCTTTCGGTCACCTCGGGCCTGCCCCAGTACATGCTGAACCGCTTTGGCAGCGAGGCGCAAAAAAAGAAGTACCTGGTGCCCCTGGCCCGCGGCGAGTGGATTGGGGCCTTCTCCCTCACCGAGCCCCACGCCGGCTCCGACCCGGCCTCCCTCAAGCTCTCGGCCCAGAAGGTGCCCGGCGGCTGGGAACTCAACGGACTTAAGAGCTGGGTCACCTCCGGCGGACAGGCCCAGGTGTATGTGGTGATGGCCCGCAGCGAGGCCGGCATCAGCAGCTTTATCGTGGAAAAAGACACCCCCGGCCTCAGCTTCGGCAGCCCCGAGGACAAGATGGGCCTGCATGCCTCGCACACCTGCGAGGTGCGCTTCGAGGGGGTTTTCGTGCGCGAAGAGAACCTTCTGGGCCAGGAGGGGCGCGGGCTGGCCCAGGCTTTGGCCGGACTGGACTCGGGGCGCATCGGCATTGCCGCCCAGGCCGTGGGGATGGCCCGCGCGGCCTTCGAGATTGCCCGGCAGTACGCCGACGAGCGCACCCAGTTCGGCCAGAAGATTCGGGAATTCCAGGGGGTGGGCTTCAAGCTGGCCGAGATGCACACCCGCATAGCCGCCGCCCGGGCGCTGGTGCTGGAAGCCGCCGCCAAAAAAGACCGGGGCGAAAAGTACACCCTCGAGGCCTCCACTGCCAAGCTCTTTGCCTCCGACGTGGCCGTGAACGTAACCCGCGAGGCCGTGCAGGTGCTGGGGGGCTATGGCTACCACCGCGAGTACCGGGTAGAACGCTACTACCGCGATGCCAAAATCACCGAGATTTACGAGGGCACCAGCGAGATACAGAAGCTGGTAATCGCTCGAGAGCTTTACCGCTAAACCCGCCCGGTTGCAGCCCTGGGGCCGTTGGCCGTAGGCTTTGAGCCGATGAATGTCCTGATTATTTACGCCCACCCCAACCCCGGCTCCTTCAATGCCGCCCTGCGCGACCTGGCGGTGCGAACCCTGAGCCAGGCCGGGCACAGCATTCTGCTTTCCGATCTTTACACCATGCGCTTCAACCCGGTGCTGAGCGCCCAGGAGCTACAGGGCGACCTGAAGGACATTCAACCCGAAATCGAGAAGGTGCGGCGGGCCGACCTCTTGCTGTTTCAGTTTCCCGACTGGTGGTACGGAATGCCGGCCATCATGAAGGGCTGGATTGACCGGGTATTTGCCTACGGGTTTGCCTACGACGACGAGCACAGTTTCGAGAACGGCCTTTTGCGGGGCAAAAAAGCCATGCTCAGCCTGACCGTGGGGGCCCGCGAAGACTATTTTCGCCAGGCCCCCCAGCGCGACCTGGTGCGGGTGCTCGAGCCCATCCACTACGGCATTTTTGCCTACTGTGGCCTGGAGGTGCTGCCCCCCTTTATCGCCTACGGGCCGGGTGAGATGAGCGAGGCCGAGCGCAAAGCCACCCTCGAGGCCTTCCGCGAGCACCTGAAAAGGCTCCCCGAACTCGAGCCCCTGCGCTTCAGCTCGACTTAAGCCATAACAGCTAGGCTACACCCATGCACCGCCGCACCGTGCTCAAAGGCCTGGCTTCGGCCCTGCTAACCGGCCCCTCTGCCTTTGCACAGGCCACCCCCAGCCCCAGCAACCCCAGCCACCACAAACTGGCCGCCCTTTACTCGGCCCAGCACCGCGGCATCGCGCTGCTGGTGATGGTGGACGGCCAGATCCTGTTCGAGGATTATCCGGGCCGGGGCCGCCCCAGCCGCGCCCACGAACTGGCCAGCGGCACCAAGAGCTTTAGCGGCGTAATGGCCGTGGCCGCTGTGCAGGACGGCCTGCTTTCGCTGGAAGAACCCCTGGCCCAGACCCTGACCGAGTGGCAGGGCGACCCCTGGCGTTCACAAATCAACCTGCGCCAGCTCCTGCACCTCACCAGCGGCATTCCCGGCGGCAACCTGGCCCGCCCCCCCACCTACCAGGCCGCCCTCGAGACCCCCGCCGAGGCCCCGCCCGACACCCGCTTTTCCTACGGCCCCATCCCCTTTCAGATCTTTGGCGAGCTGATGCGCCGCAAGCTGAAGGGTGACCCCCTCGAGTACCTCACGCGCCGCATCTTCGAGCCGATTGGCCTGGAGTACGCCTTCTGGCGCCGGGGGCCCGACGGCCACCCCCACCTGCCCTCCGGGGCCTTTCTCACCGCCCGCAACTGGGCCCGGTTTGGCGAGCTGGTACGCCAGGGCGGGCGGTGGCAGGGCCAACAGGTGGTGGACGAGGCTTTGCTGCAAAAGTGTTTTGAGCCCTCGAGGGTCAACCCCATCTACGGCCTGACCTGGTGGCTGGGACGACCCATCAGCCCGGCCCAGCGCGCGGCCATTGGACGCGTAGGGCAGGACATGGACGCGCTGGCCGGCACCCCCGGCCTCCCCGACGACCTGGTCATCGCCGCCGGCGCGGGCGACCAGCGCCTCTATATCAGCCGCCAGCTCGGGCTGGTGGTGGTGCGGCAGGCCGAGGGCATTGTGGAAAGCCTGGCCGGACGCCAAACCGGTTTCTCCGATGCGGTTTTTTTGCGCCTGCTCTTGACCGGGCAGGGTTAGCCCAAAACCGCCGGATGCGCTAGACTGCCGCCGTGACGCAAGGTGAAGTACGCGAACTGGTCTGGAACGCCCTGGCCCAGCACCGGGCCGCCACCTACCCCACCCCACCCCACGGACACCATCCCAACTTTGTGGGGGCCAGTCGCGCCGCCGAGCGCCTGATGGGCCTCCGGCTGTGGCAGTTGGCGACGGTGATCCTGGCCGGGCCCGACCAGGTGCTCAAGCCGCTGCGCGAGGCGGCTTTGAAGTCCGGCAAAATCGTCCTCATGCCCCACCCCGACAAAGCCGGGCGGTACCTGAGCCTC of Meiothermus sp. contains these proteins:
- a CDS encoding acyl-CoA dehydrogenase family protein; protein product: MAVLTTDQKMVLDMVRAVSREVLWAMAPEYDRTGQYPWPQLKQLAQLGLLGMTTPEAWGGAGLDSVTWALAMEEIAAADPSVAVILSVTSGLPQYMLNRFGSEAQKKKYLVPLARGEWIGAFSLTEPHAGSDPASLKLSAQKVPGGWELNGLKSWVTSGGQAQVYVVMARSEAGISSFIVEKDTPGLSFGSPEDKMGLHASHTCEVRFEGVFVREENLLGQEGRGLAQALAGLDSGRIGIAAQAVGMARAAFEIARQYADERTQFGQKIREFQGVGFKLAEMHTRIAAARALVLEAAAKKDRGEKYTLEASTAKLFASDVAVNVTREAVQVLGGYGYHREYRVERYYRDAKITEIYEGTSEIQKLVIARELYR
- a CDS encoding NAD(P)H-dependent oxidoreductase, encoding MNVLIIYAHPNPGSFNAALRDLAVRTLSQAGHSILLSDLYTMRFNPVLSAQELQGDLKDIQPEIEKVRRADLLLFQFPDWWYGMPAIMKGWIDRVFAYGFAYDDEHSFENGLLRGKKAMLSLTVGAREDYFRQAPQRDLVRVLEPIHYGIFAYCGLEVLPPFIAYGPGEMSEAERKATLEAFREHLKRLPELEPLRFSST
- a CDS encoding serine hydrolase yields the protein MHRRTVLKGLASALLTGPSAFAQATPSPSNPSHHKLAALYSAQHRGIALLVMVDGQILFEDYPGRGRPSRAHELASGTKSFSGVMAVAAVQDGLLSLEEPLAQTLTEWQGDPWRSQINLRQLLHLTSGIPGGNLARPPTYQAALETPAEAPPDTRFSYGPIPFQIFGELMRRKLKGDPLEYLTRRIFEPIGLEYAFWRRGPDGHPHLPSGAFLTARNWARFGELVRQGGRWQGQQVVDEALLQKCFEPSRVNPIYGLTWWLGRPISPAQRAAIGRVGQDMDALAGTPGLPDDLVIAAGAGDQRLYISRQLGLVVVRQAEGIVESLAGRQTGFSDAVFLRLLLTGQG